The DNA window GTGCTCGACGGGCGCGGGGCCGTACTCGACGGTTCGGTCGAGGTTCCCTTGATGGCCTGGGAACACTTTCGCGACGACGTTTATCGCTTTCGCCCCCGGCGGCAGGCCTATCAGCAGCTCTTTCGCGATCAGTTGCCGCTGGTGCGCCGCGAGCTGACGGCCGACGGAATTCCGCCGGAGTTGCAGCCGCTCGAGTGGTGCCTGTTCGACGGCTACGTCTATCTCCGCGTCGAGGCCGAGAAGCTGGTGCGCGACTACCACCTGACACACGCCGGTTTGCAGACGGGCATCACGCTGTACCACGCGCACGACATCATTCTGGCGAACATCACTGTGCAGGGATTTCACCTCGACGGCATCAACGCCAACGATGTAGTCGGCGAGACGGTCTTGGCCGGCATCACCTGCCGCGGCAACGGGCGTGCCGGGCTCACGGTCGCTGGCGCCAGTCACGTGCAGGTGCTTGACTGCGTATTGGGGGACAACGGCCGGGCACAGCTCTATTGCGAAGGCCCCGCCGTGGCCACGGTGGCCCGTTGCGATCTGATCGGCAACACGGCGCCGCCCATTGTCCAGCGGAGCGGTGAGGTCTATCTCGACGGCAAACTGGTCGAAGACGCCGCCAAGGCCCCGCGACGCTGGTAAACGTTCGGCGCCGCGACCCGGTTCAGCCGCCGACCAATTTGCGGGTAATCTCGGCCACGTGCCGGCCTTGGAACCGCGCGATCGCCAGCTCGTTTTCTGTGGGGCGCCGCGAGCCGTCGCCGCCGGCCAGCGTGCCGGCGCCGTACGGCGAACCGCCGGTGATTTCGGTCATATTGACCAGTTCCTGGCACGAGTACGGCACGCCCACGATGATCATGCCGTGGTGCAGCAGCGTCGTGTGAAAGCTGGTAATGGTCGATTCGTGGCCGCCGTGTTGCGTGCCGGTCGAGGTGAACACGCTGCCGACTTTGCCGATCAACTTGCCCTGCGCCCAGAGGCCGCCGGTTTGATCGAGCAGGTTGCGCATCTGCGCGGCCATGTTCCCGAATCGCGTGGGCGTGCCGAAGATGATCGCGTCGGCATCGGCCAGTTGTCCCGGCTGAATCACCGGCACCTGGGCAAACGTGGCCCGCGTGGCTTTGGCGCCGCTTTTTTCCAGTGCTGCCTCGGGCATCAGCTCCGGCACTTGAAACAGCTCGACCTCCGCGCCCTCGACTTCGCGGGCGCCCGCGGCGACGCTTTCGGCCATCTGGTAGACGTGCCCGTAGGTGCTGTAGAAAACGACGTGGACCTTCATTGCGACTGCGCTCCGGTTGAAGTGACCGCCATGCGGGCAGTATAGCGCAGAGAGCC is part of the Pirellulales bacterium genome and encodes:
- the wrbA gene encoding NAD(P)H:quinone oxidoreductase; this translates as MKVHVVFYSTYGHVYQMAESVAAGAREVEGAEVELFQVPELMPEAALEKSGAKATRATFAQVPVIQPGQLADADAIIFGTPTRFGNMAAQMRNLLDQTGGLWAQGKLIGKVGSVFTSTGTQHGGHESTITSFHTTLLHHGMIIVGVPYSCQELVNMTEITGGSPYGAGTLAGGDGSRRPTENELAIARFQGRHVAEITRKLVGG
- a CDS encoding right-handed parallel beta-helix repeat-containing protein, translating into MCIRLRWLVFALVLVGVGPAAARDYYVNNVAGDDGFDGSAERASGGGTGPVRSINRALALAYKGDRVRLTATGQPYRESLALVGHKHSGNGFTPFVLDGRGAVLDGSVEVPLMAWEHFRDDVYRFRPRRQAYQQLFRDQLPLVRRELTADGIPPELQPLEWCLFDGYVYLRVEAEKLVRDYHLTHAGLQTGITLYHAHDIILANITVQGFHLDGINANDVVGETVLAGITCRGNGRAGLTVAGASHVQVLDCVLGDNGRAQLYCEGPAVATVARCDLIGNTAPPIVQRSGEVYLDGKLVEDAAKAPRRW